The following proteins are encoded in a genomic region of Musa acuminata AAA Group cultivar baxijiao chromosome BXJ2-11, Cavendish_Baxijiao_AAA, whole genome shotgun sequence:
- the LOC135627208 gene encoding mechanosensitive ion channel protein 6-like encodes MDSLSRSFKSHGSHKYTSSRTFSYELEERPILLDNDDSDHHGEVVVKIDGNSHDAGIFDQHSPLPDRSSSNSDGIRVWRDSSYEFWNEDGSDGHTAAARGGGNNSGGFSFKNPEAESAEDPPSRLIRTFLCNQRASGAELTLDIDLDMEELKKQSSSPSSISGSKELRVSFQAPSAETHLYRSSSNDDDDDEDDDGANLRRRKPSASPSLGHDEGDGAEVLRCTSNASICRNSTMLHAKTRSRLMDPVPPPTGTPSAAGNDEIPKSGMFPKSGQLRSGPIKSGFLSKSLRLDEDDEDPFMDDDIPEQFKRADFSWITVLQWLSLFLIIAALACSLALHHLKRMTLLDLHLWRWLLLLFVLICGRLVSGWFIRLIVLGIEHNFLLRKRVLYFVYSLRKPVQNCLWLGLVLLSWQCMFDNKMKRRTTSNVPPYVTKVLFCLLIANGFRLVKTLLVKVLASSFHVSTYFDRIQESLFNQYVIETLSGPPLIEIQNIRDDEDRMMAEVQKLQNAGARISKELQAAALTNRSGRVIGSGPIQRSSARMGRSVKVTGVKHQEEGITIDELHKLNPKNISAWRMKKLVRIVRRGTLTTLDEQALQGSGDDDSLMQIRSEYEAKAAARNIFKNVARPGAKYIYLVDLMRFMNEDEAIKTMSLFEGAQEKNRVNRKSLKNWVINAFRERRALSLTLNDTKTAVNKLHQMANIVVGIIVIGLWLLILGIATTHFFVLLSSQILVAVFIFGNTLKMIFEAIIFLFVVHPYDVGDRCEVDGVQMIVEEMNILTTVFLRYDNQKITYPNSLLATLPIGNFYRSPDMGESIDFCVHVATPVEKIAVMRERIIGYMENKTEHWYPNPSVVLRDVDDMNRLRVSIWMRHRINFQDMGEKWTRRELVLQEMIKVLRELDIEYRLLPVDLNVRNMPTVNSARLPSTWATFNC; translated from the exons ATGGATTCTCTGAGTCGATCCTTCAAGTCACATGGCTCCCACAAGTACACCTCTTCCCGCACCTTCTCCTACGAGCTGGAGGAGCGGCCTATCCTTCTTGACAACGACGATAGCGACCACCATGGCGAGGTCGTCGTCAAGATCGACGGTAACAGCCATGACGCTGGCATATTCGACCAGCACTCCCCCCTCCCCGACCGCAGCAGTAGCAACAGCGACGGTATCAGGGTGTGGAGGGACTCCAGCTACGAGTTCTGGAACGAAGATGGCAGCGACGGCCACACAGCAGCAGCACGAGGAGGAGGTAACAACTCTGGAGGGTTCAGCTTCAAGAACCCCGAGGCGGAGAGCGCCGAGGACCCGCCGTCGCGGCTGATCAGAACCTTTCTCTGCAACCAGCGGGCCTCCGGCGCCGAGCTGACCCTCGACATCGACCTGGACATGGAGGAACTCAAGAAGcagtcctcctccccctcctccatcTCCGGCTCCAAGGAGCTCCGCGTCTCCTTCCAAGCCCCCTCCGCCGAGACCCACCTCTACCGGTCCTCCTCCaacgatgacgatgacgatgaaGATGACGACGGCGCCAATCTCCGCCGACGAAAGCCTTCTGCGAGCCCGAGCCTCGGGCATGACGAAGGCGATGGTGCCGAGGTGCTACGGTGCACCTCCAACGCTTCCATCTGCCGTAACTCCACCATGCTCCACGCCAAGACGCGCTCGAGACTGATGGACCCGGTGCCTCCGCCGACGGGAACGCCCTCGGCTGCCGGCAATGACGAGATCCCGAAGTCGGGGATGTTCCCGAAGTCGGGCCAGCTCCGGTCGGGGCCGATCAAGTCCGGGTTCCTCAGCAAGTCGCTGCGGCTGGACGAGGATGATGAGGACCCGTTCATGGACGACGACATCCCTGAGCAGTTCAAGCGGGCCGACTTCAGCTGGATCACCGTCCTCCAGTGGCTgagtctcttcctcatcatcgccGCGCTCGCCTGTAGCCTTGCCCTGCATCACCTGAAGCGCATGACGCTGTTGGACCTCCACCTCTGGAGgtggctcctcctcctcttcgttcTCATCTGCGGCCGCCTCGTCTCCGGCTGGTTCATCCGGTTAATCGTCTTGGGCATCGAGCACAACTTCCTCCTCCGCAAGCGCGTGCTCTACTTCGTCTACAGCCTCCGGAAGCCCGTCCAGAACTGCCTCTGGCTCGGCCTCGTCCTCCTCTCGTGGCAATGCATGTTCGACAACAAGATGAAGCGCCGGACCACGAGCAACGTCCCGCCTTACGTCACCAAGGTCCTGTTCTGCCTCCTCATCGCCAACGGGTTCCGGCTCGTCAAGACTCTGCTCGTCAAGGTCCTCGCCTCCTCCTTCCACGTGAGCACCTACTTCGACCGCATCCAGGAGTCTCTGTTCAATCAGTACGTGATCGAGACGCTCTCCGGCCCGCCGCTGATTGAGATCCAGAACATCAGGGACGACGAGGACCGGATGATGGCCGAGGTGCAAAAGCTACAGAACGCAGGCGCCCGAATCTCCAAAGAGCTCCAGGCAGCAGCACTTACCAACAGGAGCGGCAGGGTGATCGGAAGCGGACCTATTCAGAGGAGCAGCGCGCGGATGGGCAGAAGTGTCAAGGTCACGGGTGTCAAACACCAGGAGGAAGGGATCACGATCGACGAGCTGCACAAGCTCAACCCCAAGAACATATCTGCTTGGAGGATGAAAAAGCTGGTGAGGATCGTGCGGCGTGGGACTCTGACGACGCTAGATGAGCAGGCGCTGCAGGGGAGCGGGGACGATGATTCCCTGATGCAGATACGCAGCGAGTACGAGGCCAAGGCTGCGGCCAGAAACATCTTCAAGAATGTCGCCAGGCCTGGTGCCAA GTATATCTACTTGGTAGATTTAATGCGTTTCATGAATGAGGATGAAGCTATAAAGACGATGAGCTTGTTCGAGGGAGCACAAGAAAAAAATAGGGTCAACAGGAAGTCTCTCAAGAACTGGGTG ATCAATGCGTTTAGGGAGCGCAGAGCTCTTTCTTTGACACTGAACGACACAAAAACAGCGGTGAATAAACTCCATCAGATGGCGAATATTGTGGTCGGAATTATTGTGATCGGTCTCTGGCTTCTGATCCTGGGAATTGCCACCACCCATTTCTTCGTTCTTCTCAGCTCTCAGATTCTGGTAGCAGTTTTTATTTTTGGTAACACTTTGAAGATGATCTTCGAAGCTATTATATTCTTATTCGTGGTGCACCCTTATGATGTTGGCGATCGCTGCGAAGTGGATGGAGTTCAG ATGATCGTAGAGGAGATGAATATCCTGACAACAGTTTTCTTGAGGTACGACAACCAGAAGATCACATATCCGAATTCCTTGTTGGCCACTCTACCGATCGGCAATTTCTACCGGAGTCCAGACATGGGAGAATCGATCGACTTTTGTGTTCACGTTGCAACTCCGGTGGAAAAGATTGCCGTAATGAGAGAGAGAATTATAGG GTACATGGAGAACAAGACGGAACACTGGTACCCAAATCCCTCGGTGGTTCTCAGGGACGTAGACGACATGAACAGGCTGAGAGTCTCGATCTGGATGAGGCATCGGATTAACTTCCAAGATATGGGGGAGAAGTGGACGCGAAGAGAGCTTGTGCTCCAGGAGATGATCAAAGTTCTAAGAGAGCTTGATATCGAGTATCGCTTGCTTCCTGTTGATCTGAATGTGCGCAACATGCCGACTGTCAACTCCGCACGGCTGCCGTCTACCTGGGCAACCTTCAATTGCTAG
- the LOC135626262 gene encoding pentatricopeptide repeat-containing protein At4g35130, chloroplastic-like yields MATAFVHSSCNTVSGSNPQRRLLRESPAASTSTTRRRSRVNLASVARTLFSLINAGRVREAASLFESTEKPDTFLWNLMIRGYANAELYEEAVHVYRRMQDAGVWADHFTFPFVIKSFANSSSYDDGRRVHAKIIKVGLDSDLFICNSLVTMYSKFGLLSAAERVFYEMPERDDVSWNSLVDGYVSNGEGWRSLVCIKQMQEAFGMKLDWFAITSALAACSLELCLEQGKEIHCHVIRNGPEPDIKLQTALLDMYCKNGDMVYAERLFSSMSRRNVVTWNALIGGYVLNDEPLQAFASAIKMQENYMIPDTITLVNLLPACAELRSMDHGKAIHALAIRKGFLPHLILETALMDMYAKCGDLKPSELLFEKMTEKSLVSWNAMIAAYVQNGRNLEALQLFLHLQEGPLGPDVFTISSIIPACAELASLQQGKQIHSYVLRAGYGSDSVVLNSIVNMYARCGDLNISRQVFDRMRCRDLVSWNILIMGYAIHGHGKAALELFSAMKDTGLKPNQSTFTSVLTACSITGLSDEGWLHFDSMQQEYGMSPEIEHYGCMVDLLGRIGDLRAAIDFINKMPLVPTARIWGSLLTAGRNNRNIEVAEFAAEQILRLEHDNTGCYVLLSSMYADAGKREDVDRVMSLMTQKGLNRTVARSLVEFDGKTCSFVNGDRSHDQSNKIHQVSSVLSRKIEEAACDPGAIFDPIDAVMKKANSPNRHSLRLAVIFRLISSTVGSPVLVKKNVRICNHCHHAVKLISGFSGREIIVGDTKIYHHFSNGTCSCGDYW; encoded by the coding sequence ATGGCCACGGCATTCGTTCACAGCTCCTGCAACACCGTCTCCGGCAGCAATCCACAGCGTCGCCTCCTCAGAGAATCCCCCGCCGCCTCCACCTCGACCACCAGGCGCCGGTCCAGAGTCAACCTAGCCTCCGTCGCGCGCACGCTCTTCTCCCTCATAAACGCCGGACGAGTCCGAGAAGCTGCGTCTTTGTTCGAGAGCACCGAGAAGCCCGACACGTTCCTGTGGAACCTCATGATCAGGGGGTACGCCAACGCCGAGCTCTACGAAGAAGCCGTCCATGTTTACCGCCGAATGCAGGACGCGGGCGTCTGGGCGGATCATTTCACCTTCCCCTTCGTGATCAAATCCTTTGCCAACTCGTCATCGTACGATGACGGGCGGAGGGTCCATGCCAAGATCATCAAGGTTGGGTTGGATTCAGATCTTTTCATCTGCAATTCGCTCGTAACGATGTATTCCAAGTTTGGGCTCCTCAGCGCTGCCGAGAGGGTGTTCTACGAAATGCCTGAAAGGGATGACGTGTCATGGAATTCGCTGGTCGATGGTTATGTTTCGAATGGAGAAGGCTGGAGGTCTTTGGTGTGCATCAAACAGATGCAAGAGGCTTTTGGCATGAAGCTTGATTGGTTCGCTATCACGAGTGCTCTGGCAGCCTGTTCTCTGGAGCTGTGTTTGGAGCAAGGGAAGGAGATCCATTGCCATGTCATAAGGAATGGGCCAGAGCCTGATATCAAGCTCCAGACTGCTCTTCTAGACATGTACTGCAAAAATGGAGACATGGTCTATGCCGAAAGACTATTCAGCTCAATGTCTCGGAGAAACGTCGTAACTTGGAACGCCTTGATTGGCGGGTATGTGCTGAATGATGAACCACTGCAGGCATTTGCTAGCGCcatcaaaatgcaagagaatTACATGATTCCAGATACAATCACACTGGTGAATCTCCTACCTGCGTGTGCAGAACTGAGAAGCATGGATCATGGAAAGGCGATTCATGCATTAGCAATTAGAAAAGGGTTCCTTCCTCATCTGATCCTTGAGACCGCCTTGATGGATATGTATGCGAAATGCGGAGATCTGAAGCCCTCAGAATTGTTATTCGAAAAGATGACTGAGAAGAGCTTGGTATCATGGAACGCCATGATCGCGGCCTACGTACAAAATGGGAGGAACTTAGAAGCACTGCAGCTCTTTCTCCACCTTCAGGAAGGGCCTCTCGGACCAGATGTCTTCACCATTTCAAGCATCATCCCTGCCTGTGCCGAGCTAGCATCACTACAGCAAGGAAAGCAAATTCACAGCTATGTCTTGAGGGCTGGGTATGGAAGTGACTCTGTGGTGCTGAATTCCATCGTAAACATGTATGCAAGATGTGGTGATCTGAACATCTCAAGGCAAGTGTTTGATAGAATGAGGTGCAGGGACCTGGTCTCATGGAATATACTCATCATGGGTTATGCTATTCATGGACACGGGAAAGCTGCATTAGAACTGTTCTCTGCTATGAAGGACACCGGATTGAAGCCTAACCAGAGTACATTTACATCGGTGTTAACTGCTTGCAGCATAACTGGCTTATCCGACGAAGGTTGGCTGCACTTTGATTCTATGCAACAAGAATATGGCATGTCTCCTGAGATTGAGCATTATGGATGCATGGTCGATCTCCTTGGACGGATAGGAGATCTGAGAGCAGCAATAGACTTCATAAACAAAATGCCATTAGTTCCTACTGCAAGAATATGGGGATCACTTTTAACCGCAGGTAGGAACAACAGGAACATCGAAGTAGCAGAGTTTGCAGCAGAACAAATCTTACGATTGGAACATGACAACACTGGTTGTTATGTCCTACTCTCGAGCATGTATGCTGATGCCGGGAAACGGGAAGATGTGGACAGGGTGATGTCTCTTATGACGCAGAAGGGGCTCAACAGGACAGTAGCAAGAAGCCTGGTCGAGTTTGATGGAAAAACGTGCAGTTTTGTTAATGGAGACAGATCGCATGATCAAAGCAATAAGATTCATCAAGTGTCGAGTGTTCTTTCAAGAAAGATTGAAGAAGCTGCTTGTGATCCTGGTGCCATATTTGACCCAATTGATGCAGTAATGAAGAAAGCAAATTCGCCGAACAGGCACAGCTTAAGGCTAGCAGTTATATTTAGATTGATATCGTCAACAGTTGGAAGCCCCGTCTTAGTGAAGAAGAATGTCCGAATATGTAATCATTGCCACCATGCAGTCAAGCTGATATCTGGTTTTAGTGGACGAGAAATTATTGTTGGTGACACAAAGATCTATCATCACTTCTCCAATGGCACATGTAGTTGTGGTGATTATTGGTGA
- the LOC103970124 gene encoding uncharacterized protein LOC103970124, translated as MCCVGWLLNEEDMAETKTEREAESHMKSRGLSRCPRIMVEKSLRAAEAVEQARDDDNGVVRVKIVVTKRQLRQMVASMGQGPCNAAGPQAATAAVASASNLELLLHVLRRRHMKRAETGKGKGKRHGGGRWRPALKSIPEDIIQD; from the coding sequence ATGTGTTGCGTTGGTTGGCTTTTGAACGAGGAGGATATGGCTGAAACGAAGACGGAGAGGGAGGCCGAGTCGCACATGAAGAGCAGAGGCCTGTCGAGGTGCCCCAGGATTATGGTGGAGAAGAGCCTCAGGGCCGCGGAAGCCGTCGAGCAAGCTCGGGACGACGACAACGGAGTCGTCCGCGTCAAGATCGTCGTCACCAAGAGGCAGCTGAGGCAGATGGTGGCGTCGATGGGCCAAGGCCCGTGCAACGCCGCCGGTCCCCAGGCCGCAACGGCGGCGGTGGCGTCGGCGTCGAACCTGGAGCTGCTGCTGCACGTCCTCCGTCGACGGCATATGAAGCGAGCCGAgacggggaaggggaaggggaagcggCACGGCGGCGGGCGGTGGCGGCCGGCGCTCAAGAGCATTCCTGAGGACATCATTCAAGACTAA
- the LOC135627688 gene encoding protein IQ-DOMAIN 17-like, with amino-acid sequence MTCEHISLSLSRLTLPLYKPPFTSTRGHLRKARTMARAWRWLGAARRALARSSCTNATDLDAIRNTTTTIYNPMTAPAAAEGEAEVSVSKNSSYHPREDETVAYRDAFSREDLAAITIQACFRGHLARRAFRALRSLVRLQAVVRGACVRRQARIAIHCMQALVRLQVRVRARQLLDGSGEVAGSSTKNLKLH; translated from the exons ATGACATGTGAGCACATCTCTTTATCCCTTTCACGGCTGACTCTACCACTATACAAACCTCCCTTTACTTCAACAAGAGGCCACCTCCGGAAGGCAAGAACAATGGCCAGAGCTTGGCGATGGCTCGGCGCCGCCCGTCGAGCGCTGGCGAGGTCCTCGTGCACCAACGCCACCGATCTCGATGCCATCaggaacaccaccaccaccatctacAACCCCATGACAgcaccagcagcagcagaaggAGAAGCCGAGGTTTCTGTGAGCAAGAACTCCAGCTATCACCCCAGGGAAGACGAGACTGTGGCGTACCGGGACGCGTTCTCCAGGGAGGACCTCGCGGCGATCACGATCCAAGCCTGCTTCAGGGGCCATCTG GCGCGGCGAGCGTTTCGGGCGCTGAGGAGCCTGGTGAGGCTGCAGGCCGTGGTGCGGGGCGCGTGCGTGCGGCGGCAGGCGCGGATCGCCATCCACTGCATGCAGGCTCTCGTGCGGTTGCAGGTGCGGGTGCGGGCGAGGCAGCTACTGGATGGATCAGGAGAGGTTGCTGGCTCATCGACCAAGAACTTAAAACTCCATTGA